In Chitinivorax sp. PXF-14, a single window of DNA contains:
- the flhF gene encoding flagellar biosynthesis protein FlhF — protein sequence MIVKKFYGTSTRDALRQVRDALGPDALILSNRQIAGGGVEIMAVSDADVATLTSAPNPAARNRPVVQTPAAAPRGRQVENTYALPEDDPNDTDAFVAAISSQRPAPRIEPTREPARVVEAKPFNPPRLTPETPPAQAPEAAPAKPAARYVVDNEPPARPSATAASADVGPEQMKAIVDELKLLRSMMEGQLAGFAWSDMQKHAPDKLEIFRRLLSFGFSPALCRQLLEHLPADYDADTGMKWVRAALQRNLPVISAGEDLIERGGVYALVGPTGVGKTTTVAKLAARCTLKHGASKVALITTDSYRIGAHDQLRIYGKILGVPVYSVKDEADLQLTLSDLGNRFMVLIDTVGMSQRDKRLTEQIAMLAGQGSQVRRILLLSANAQGTTLDDVVRCYSADGLSGCILTKLDEAMALGDSLDVIIRHKLMLHFVTNGQRVPEDLHLANPLYLLDRALRITQDPSAYVLRPDEFPVFAAARAGGKPDALAGGLNG from the coding sequence ATGATCGTCAAGAAATTCTACGGCACCAGTACCCGAGATGCGCTGCGCCAGGTGCGCGATGCATTGGGGCCTGACGCCCTGATCCTGTCCAACCGCCAGATCGCTGGCGGGGGCGTCGAGATCATGGCGGTATCCGATGCCGATGTCGCCACGCTGACCTCTGCCCCCAATCCGGCTGCCCGCAACCGCCCGGTCGTGCAAACCCCGGCGGCGGCCCCGCGTGGCCGCCAGGTGGAGAACACCTACGCCCTGCCGGAAGACGACCCGAACGACACCGACGCGTTTGTTGCGGCCATTTCCAGCCAGCGCCCCGCCCCGCGCATCGAGCCGACGCGCGAGCCGGCACGGGTCGTCGAGGCCAAGCCATTCAACCCGCCGCGCCTGACGCCGGAGACGCCGCCGGCCCAGGCGCCCGAGGCGGCGCCAGCCAAGCCGGCAGCACGCTATGTCGTCGACAACGAGCCGCCAGCCCGCCCATCTGCAACGGCCGCGAGCGCCGATGTGGGGCCGGAGCAGATGAAGGCGATCGTCGACGAGCTCAAGCTGCTGCGCAGCATGATGGAAGGCCAGCTCGCCGGATTCGCCTGGAGCGACATGCAGAAGCATGCGCCGGACAAGCTCGAGATCTTCCGCCGCCTGCTCTCCTTCGGTTTCAGCCCGGCCCTGTGCCGCCAGCTGCTGGAACATCTACCCGCCGATTACGACGCCGACACTGGCATGAAATGGGTGCGCGCCGCGCTGCAGCGCAACCTGCCCGTGATCTCGGCCGGCGAAGACCTGATCGAACGCGGCGGCGTTTACGCGCTGGTGGGGCCGACGGGTGTGGGCAAAACCACCACAGTCGCCAAGCTCGCCGCACGTTGTACACTCAAGCACGGTGCCAGTAAGGTGGCGCTGATCACCACCGACAGCTACCGGATCGGCGCGCACGACCAGTTGCGCATCTACGGCAAGATACTCGGCGTGCCCGTGTATTCGGTGAAGGATGAAGCCGACCTGCAATTGACGCTGTCCGACCTCGGCAACCGCTTCATGGTGCTGATCGATACCGTGGGCATGAGCCAGCGCGACAAGCGCCTGACCGAGCAGATCGCCATGCTGGCGGGGCAAGGCAGCCAAGTGCGCCGCATCCTGCTGCTGTCGGCCAACGCCCAAGGCACCACGCTCGATGACGTGGTGCGTTGCTACTCGGCGGATGGCCTGTCCGGCTGCATCCTGACCAAGCTCGACGAAGCCATGGCGCTGGGCGATAGTCTCGACGTGATCATCCGTCACAAGCTCATGCTGCATTTCGTCACCAACGGCCAACGCGTGCCCGAGGATCTTCACCTCGCCAACCCGCTCTACCTGCTCGACCGTGCCCTGCGCATCACGCAGGATCCCTCGGCCTATGTGCTGAGGCCGGACGAATTCCCGGTATTTGCCGCCGCGCGCGCCGGCGGCAAGCCGGATGCGCTCGCAGGGGGCCTGAATGGCTGA